ACAACTTCACTGAAAGCTTTACTTTCTCAACACCTCACCCAAGAATATAGCATCCACGAAATCTTTGCAGCCAGCCGCTTCCAAAAATGAAGATTCATATGCAACAATGCCAGGATCGTCAGAAAGAATCATGCAATAAAAAATCAAATTAATGCATCTCCCTAAAACAAAATAAGTTAATAATATGATTTCATTCTCCCTAGAAAATCATCATATCTAGGCAAAGATAGTAGAGGGCCAAGCAAGGGACCAGAAAAAAATACCTCCTTCGACAACACGCCGGCGGCCAAGACGACGTCCATGTCATGGCACCATAGAGGATTTGAGACCTTCATCCAAATGTGCAGCTCATTCTCCTCCTGCAAAGTCCAAGAGGTGATTCAGGGAGGAGGAAATGCATCAGCAAATCAAACTCAGAGAGGGAAAGAAGAATGGGGGGAGTGGGCACCGGGATGGCTTACCGTCCTTGTCCTGGCATCCTCTCTGGCGCTGCAGTTCTCACTGCTCCTAGATCGAGTCAGTGGCGTGCCGGTGGCGTATGCCTCCATTGCTACGTCTCCGTCTATGGACGGCAGGGGAGGGGCGGGGCTGCAACTGCCACTCGTGAGAGCAGCAGCCGCCGGCTTGAGATGAGAGACGGCATGGGAATGGTTGTTGGCCGATGGAAATGGTGGGTGTCGGcgcgaggggaggagaggaggcgaggAAGAGATAAAAGAGTGTGGGCTCGGAaggggagagggcggcggcggctctgaGGTCGACGCAGGAGGAGACGACGCGGTGGCGATCTGGTCGGCTAACGGCGCCATGTGCGACGAAGATTGTGGATGGATCATTGTCCCTCGTGCTCGCCGCGTCCAGGGGAGGAGGCGGGCATGGCAGCGTGAGGGCAACGGGGAGAGCAGCGGTGGCGGCGAACACGGCGTTGGGAGTGGAAGGGGAGATGCGAGAGCATGGTGGCCGCTGCAAGAGAGAAGGAGAGGGGTGCGGCAGGGATGGCGGCTAGGGTTCTCGCCCAATCGGGCTCGCTCCTCCGCTTTACACAGAAACAACCCATCCACAACACGTCACGCAAGGGCAAGGACGCTAAATTCCGTAAATGCCCTCGGCGGGATCAGAAAATTACAGGCGGTGGCAAGATTTTTTGACCGCGGGCCGCCCGCACCGGGTGTCTGCGCACGGGAGCCACAGACAGGTGTGGCCCACCATCGGCGCACCCCACCATCAGAAAGACACGCCTAAATATCCCGCGGTGAGAAAAAAATTCACTACTCATTGCTCCATCCATCCATTATATCCAACGGCCGAGAACAAACAGAAGGTCGATCCAAAGGTCCAGAACACATCAAGCTTGAGACCGGACGGCCCAAAATCGCTGAGCTCTGAGGAGGCCCAGGTTCAGACGTGAATCTAAGGGTTTCTTTGATTCAAAGAATTTGCATAGGAATTCTGAAGGATTaaaatccttaggattttttcctatatTGGTTGTTTGACTCACAGGATTGAATTCTATAGGATTTTTTCTTAAGGATTTTTTGTACTACTTCTCATAGGATTTATAGCATCCAGTCAAACTTCTTTGAAAGAATCTTTTGTTTTTCCTATGATGCAATCAAACAATCTAAACTCTTATAGAATTAAGATGAGCATGATATTTTAATACTATGATTTTTCTACAATCCTGCGAATTAAAGAGGTCCTAAGTATGGGATGCATGCCTTGGCGCTGGCTTTGATTGCCGGTCGCCCGCATGCACTTACTctcgatttttttttgaaatggaacaCACCAATTCCATACTTAAACTGGCTCAGCCAAATTGCTGGCCATACAAACTAGTACATCGTTTGGCAGGCCCTCCGGCCAAAGCTGGGTAGCCGCCTGTTGGGTGGCACCAAAGGCAGCAATAGTATGCGCAAGATTATTAGGCCCTCCACTATGTGTTCGGTGCCAGAAATTTAAAAAGTTTGTCACATACACTTCGATGCCAAATGTAAAAAGTTTAGCACCGGCACCACAACGTGAAGGATTTGGCACCCATCCACCTCTGGCCCACCTACGTATAAACTAGTAATATATCAGCTCAAAGCAGTGTCTCGCCGGTGGTGCCTCGCATGCAAAAGTACAGTGGCTGCCTAGTTTATTGCCTCAACGAAATATGGCGTCGGAGCAAGTAGAGGAATCGATGCCCTGAAATTTTTATTTGGCATCGGCTGGGCTATGTAGGACACCGGTGCCAAATGTTCAAAAAGTGAATTTGGCATcggttttggcctacatagtggagggccttaCAGGCCCGGGGGCAAAAGAGAACGAGCAAGCATTAAAATTTCGGCGAGCAAAGACTCTGATTTCTTTAAACAGGATGCCTTCCAGTGTCCGGTCTAGCTCAGAGCTTTGTAGCGCTTTGACGAGCGTCTGGCAATCAGACTCCAACTGCACATACTGCATACCCTGTTGCGAGGCCGCCTGTAACGCTACACCGCATGCCGACGCTTCCGTCTGCAGCGCACTTGCTACATGCCGCAAGCAACCCGCGCCGGAGCCTCTCACGTCTCCAGCCTAGTCGCGGATCACAAAGCCCCAGCCTCCCGACCCATCGGCTCTCGattgttaggccaactccaccgcgcgaccctatcctatcCATTCCCGTTTGTTTGAGGTAAAACGGACAAACGAGACGGCCCAGCGCGTGAGCataaacggacttttgtccgttttgtgtccgctttcgacccatccccgaccCAAGTTTGTGCcagttttggggtgaaacggacagcgggCGGACGGGCGGGACGCACGCGCTTGTCCTCTCCTGACCCACTtgtcggtgggagaaaccaaaACCCCCCACGCCCATTTGCTGCCATTTCCCCCAAACCCTTccacgtccctcccgccgcccctctctcccccgaccatggccgacgcccgccgagttccggcggcctggtcgtcgacccgcccgcaaaggtgaagaagaaggcgccaaggaagccgcggtcggagtgcacgtcggaggagatcgccaagttggacgcggaatcgacgaagaggagggaacggagagcggCCGTCAAGGTCAATGCCGCCGTGGCCAAGTTCGCTGCCCAGCGCGAGGagctggaggccgcgcggcgcaaggccgctaccgacgagaaggaggacctcgtcaacaaagcgcacgccatcctcatgcttggcatgggaCGTCCGGCCGGGTTCCCTGCAGCGaccgtcggcccggcgagcacaggctcgtcggtcgcccggcctacgcactgccagtcgccgaTGTCGCGCGCCGCGCCCATGTCGCCCGGCTTTtctccgccaaggcacgacggccagacccgtttctcggcGTCGCCGGACATGGGCTTGTTCGCGCCGTCCACACCGCGCCCCGCGACCGTCATCGACATCAACGTCacgcctgggtccagcagcggcgggaggccgtccgtcgagatgcaaagaaagcaggcacgggcaccgttcacgggcaccatgccggcccctcgcgtcttgtttgacggaatgccaaccccaacgccaacggtcgacgaccccttctacaaccagtacatGGAGAACGTGATCTTTGAGGGTAGGCATGGCCGTGCCTACgaccccgaggagacccaaagtcaggatggccgcgccgAGTACATGCCCGATGAAGAGGccgatgaccgtgctgactacgaccatggtgactcatggcatgaagacgatgacatctatgtcgaaggtgatgaagaagaaggcaatgacgttgatattagtggcgagccattgttcatcgacgagctcacccaaagagcggaagcacaaaagaagaggaagagcattcacacgggttcatacacacaagatgaggacaagttgatttgccaagcttggatggagattagccaagatctgAGGACCGGTGCGCAACAAAAGGGCgttgttttttggacgagagtccacaaaacatttcATGAAAGGAAGATGGTTGAGCCCTACCAAtttacaagcaaccgtggcatcggctcgattcaaaagagatggttgttcatccaacaagagtgcaacaagtattgcgccgcatttgagagcgttgaaacacggcccgtgagtggtctcggtgttggggacatggtatgctctcctcttcctagccctttccttgctacggccatgacaCTTCGAccgtgtatatgtttgcatgttcacttgttgttgatcatgCGATTTAGacatttcaatctttggaggcattcaaggcccggcacaatgacaagccattcactcttacgcattgttggacgattatcaacaattgccctaagttcaaggaccaataccgtGAACTACAAAGGAAGAGAGGACTAAAGACGACCAAGTACGCCGGAGGTGAAGATGGCGAGgcctt
The sequence above is drawn from the Triticum aestivum cultivar Chinese Spring chromosome 7A, IWGSC CS RefSeq v2.1, whole genome shotgun sequence genome and encodes:
- the LOC123151684 gene encoding pectinesterase inhibitor 10 isoform X1; amino-acid sequence: MIHPQSSSHMAPLADQIATASSPPASTSEPPPPSPLPSPHSFISSSPPLLPSRRHPPFPSANNHSHAVSHLKPAAAALTSGSCSPAPPLPSIDGDVAMEAYATGTPLTRSRSSENCSAREDARTRTEENELHIWMKVSNPLWCHDMDVVLAAGVLSKERLAAKISWMLYSWDRKNMGYLWHF
- the LOC123151684 gene encoding proline-rich receptor-like protein kinase PERK2 isoform X2; its protein translation is MIHPQSSSHMAPLADQIATASSPPASTSEPPPPSPLPSPHSFISSSPPLLPSRRHPPFPSANNHSHAVSHLKPAAAALTSGSCSPAPPLPSIDGDVAMEAYATGTPLTRSRSSENCSAREDARTRTEENELHIWMKVSNPLWCHDMDVVLAAGVLSKEDRKNMGYLWHF